The Anabaena sp. WA102 genome contains a region encoding:
- a CDS encoding Uma2 family endonuclease → MIAVKDKFPKLTPEEYFVWEEQQLLRHEYLNGEIYAMSGGTQNHGRIASNIIFIVKGHLRGGGCQVGNSDCRVNIVETKDYVYPDVSVTCDERDRTAIQAIQYPCLIVEVLSPSTASYDRGDKFRLYRRNPSLQDYVLVDAEKIAIDLYRKNDRGNWEIFNYQVGDNIELRSIDLSFPIESVYEDIVFEELG, encoded by the coding sequence ATGATTGCTGTAAAAGATAAGTTTCCTAAATTAACACCCGAAGAATATTTTGTCTGGGAAGAACAACAACTGCTTCGCCATGAGTATCTTAATGGTGAAATTTACGCTATGAGTGGGGGGACTCAAAATCATGGACGGATTGCTAGTAATATTATTTTCATTGTTAAAGGTCATTTACGGGGCGGTGGTTGTCAGGTTGGTAATTCCGATTGTCGTGTAAATATTGTGGAAACGAAAGATTATGTTTATCCTGATGTGAGCGTTACTTGCGACGAGAGAGATAGGACTGCAATCCAAGCCATTCAATATCCCTGTCTAATTGTTGAGGTTTTATCTCCCAGTACAGCCAGTTATGACCGAGGAGATAAATTTAGATTGTATCGTCGCAATCCTAGTTTGCAAGATTATGTTCTGGTTGATGCTGAGAAAATAGCGATTGATTTATACCGCAAAAATGATCGCGGTAATTGGGAGATTTTTAATTATCAGGTGGGGGATAATATCGAGCTAAGAAGTATTGATTTAAGTTTTCCCATTGAGTCGGTTTATGAGGATATTGTTTTTGAGGAATTAGGATAA
- a CDS encoding transposase — protein sequence MRLKNFPEVVKTILKPLPKKDYPVLDTFSFVSVWLQYVMDKSIVSMRDLFQRLNNQGIDLKISNFSKASKKRDTQVFLEIITELNNQLRKKKGKEETQALFPIDSTIITLTSKLLWSQGYHQVKLFCGLDSLTSEVGGMVIHFGQGHDHKYGQETVEAIPSKGVGIMDRGFASSERISELKQQKNKAFVLRIKNNVTLEMLENGNCKVGKDEREVEIRVVAFCDIETKSEFRLATNLLNEGEEQVSNQEIMEIYIQRWQIELLWKFLKMHLKLDRLMTKNENGIRIQIMCCLIAYLILQLIEIPQEFGKTLLDKLRYLQSYMCQEISYVHWFRKLIWIR from the coding sequence ATGCGCTTAAAGAATTTCCCAGAAGTGGTCAAAACAATATTGAAACCATTGCCCAAAAAAGATTATCCAGTTCTGGACACATTTTCATTTGTATCAGTGTGGTTACAGTATGTCATGGATAAAAGTATAGTGAGTATGAGAGATTTATTTCAAAGACTAAATAATCAAGGGATAGATTTAAAAATATCAAATTTTTCCAAGGCAAGTAAAAAGAGAGATACTCAAGTATTTTTGGAGATAATAACTGAATTAAACAATCAACTGAGAAAGAAAAAAGGAAAGGAAGAAACCCAAGCATTATTTCCTATAGATTCAACAATTATTACATTAACAAGTAAATTATTATGGAGTCAAGGATATCATCAAGTAAAACTATTTTGTGGGTTAGATAGTTTGACATCAGAAGTTGGTGGAATGGTGATTCATTTTGGGCAAGGACATGACCATAAATATGGACAAGAAACAGTAGAAGCAATTCCGTCAAAAGGAGTAGGGATAATGGATAGAGGATTTGCATCCTCCGAAAGAATATCTGAATTAAAACAACAAAAAAATAAAGCTTTTGTCTTAAGAATTAAAAATAATGTCACTTTAGAAATGCTAGAAAATGGTAATTGTAAAGTTGGCAAAGATGAAAGAGAAGTGGAAATTAGAGTAGTAGCATTTTGTGATATAGAAACTAAGAGTGAATTTCGTTTAGCAACAAACTTATTAAATGAAGGAGAAGAGCAAGTTAGTAATCAAGAGATTATGGAAATTTACATACAAAGATGGCAAATTGAATTGTTATGGAAATTCTTAAAAATGCACCTCAAGTTAGACAGACTTATGACAAAGAATGAGAATGGAATTAGAATTCAGATAATGTGCTGTTTAATCGCTTATTTGATATTGCAACTAATAGAAATACCGCAAGAATTTGGCAAAACTTTATTAGATAAACTCCGTTATCTTCAGTCCTATATGTGTCAGGAAATAAGTTATGTTCATTGGTTTAGAAAACTTATTTGGATAAGATGA
- a CDS encoding tetratricopeptide repeat protein, with protein sequence MTTVDLTIVEERKNLFSLLLRFEQKCLPLNSESERSFNSLYQIWEKASGDLFSFCYWNDYFRCGNIVLRVAKSLNSIQIEGQLLSEIGWICMEWEDFITAEKYFNDSLNKYRLIKDIKGECRLLRYLGVLSHRQNLLNVALNYYNQTWNIVEANHKIHQYDDKWDFQKAELPNVIGCIHLELQNFDESYHQLNLSVKNYQFLLEKYPELREKNRYFLPDPLLNLGKWHLFQQNYTQAREYYQESLELSKEINRPDTIAGVLLLMAELAEIEGNKDEAINLASEAELVAGTEIIAVRDRAASLRERLEAQKSQTPIHTY encoded by the coding sequence ATGACTACAGTAGATTTAACAATCGTTGAAGAAAGAAAAAATTTATTTAGTTTATTACTAAGATTTGAACAGAAGTGTTTGCCATTAAATAGTGAAAGCGAAAGATCATTTAACTCGCTATATCAAATTTGGGAAAAAGCTAGTGGTGACTTGTTTTCCTTCTGTTACTGGAATGACTATTTTCGTTGTGGGAATATTGTGCTTCGAGTTGCTAAATCCCTTAATTCTATACAAATAGAAGGACAATTACTAAGCGAAATAGGTTGGATTTGTATGGAATGGGAGGATTTTATAACTGCCGAAAAATATTTTAATGATTCATTAAATAAATATCGGTTAATTAAAGATATTAAGGGAGAATGTCGCTTATTGAGATATTTAGGAGTATTGTCACATCGCCAGAATTTACTAAATGTTGCTCTAAATTATTACAATCAAACGTGGAATATTGTAGAAGCTAATCATAAAATACATCAGTATGATGATAAATGGGATTTTCAAAAAGCTGAATTACCCAATGTTATTGGATGTATTCATTTAGAGTTACAAAATTTTGATGAAAGTTATCACCAACTTAACCTATCGGTAAAAAATTACCAGTTTTTGCTAGAAAAATATCCTGAACTAAGAGAAAAAAATCGTTATTTTTTACCTGACCCATTGTTAAATTTGGGTAAATGGCACTTATTTCAGCAAAATTATACACAAGCAAGAGAATATTATCAAGAAAGTCTTGAACTCAGCAAAGAGATTAATCGTCCTGATACAATTGCTGGTGTATTGTTATTAATGGCTGAATTAGCTGAGATAGAAGGTAATAAAGATGAAGCTATAAATTTAGCTAGTGAAGCAGAACTTGTAGCTGGTACTGAAATAATAGCTGTACGTGATCGCGCTGCGAGTCTTCGTGAGCGATTAGAAGCCCAAAAAAGCCAAACACCAATTCACACTTACTGA
- a CDS encoding DEAD/DEAH box helicase: protein MNYSASANEIDIESIFPFELDQFQKEAIASLNADRSVVVCAPTGSGKTLIGEYAIYRALSRGKRVFYTTPLKALSNQKLRDFREKFGFDQVGLLTGDASIHRDAPILVMTTEIFRNMLYGTPIGQIGISLADVEAVVLDECHYMNDRQRGTVWEESIIYCPRSVQLVALSATVANSDQLTSWLNHVHGPTDLIYSDFRPVPLEFNFCNPKGLFPLLNETNTKINPRLVKKAKKGYWEKGKAGRPEPPGIIYTLSQLQERDMLPAIYFIFSRRGCDKAVEEVGDLWLVNNDESQILRQQIDEFLRRNPDAGRAGQVAPLYRGIAAHHAGILPAWKGFVEELFQQGLIKVVFATETLAAGINMPARTTVISTLSKRTDNGHRLLNASEFLQMAGRAGRRGMDMQGYVVTLQTPFEGAKEASYLATSKADPLVSQFTPSYGMVLNLLQTHTIEKARELIERSFGQYMSNLHLQPDFEELGQFQSELSQIQSQLAAIDESELMQYEKLRQRLKVERQIFKTLQEQAQEDRQAQLAMMLDFAISGTMLSLNDRNAMSPLPITVVLVDKAVSVGETSYFVCLGQNNRWYVATSADILDMYAEMPRVEVPSELIPPSELSLKRGQSIRGDESTIAIAQSIPNPEEFNHLPTEVREQLSRLTAVQEQLENHPIYKSGNIAKIFKNRARCVELEAEIEHLQEQVSLQSQRYWEEFLCLIEILQFFECLDNLVPTKLGEIAAAIRGENELWLGLVLASGELDNIGPHNLAAVIAALVTESPRPDTKVDFNLSTEADAAWLTLQPIRRSVLKVQYRHGVALPVGLETRFISLISLVEQWALGVEWKALCEKTTLDEGDVVRILRRTLDLLSQIPHVPNLPDVLRRNAQRAMQLIDRFPVNEAME from the coding sequence GTGAATTATTCTGCCTCTGCTAATGAAATTGACATTGAGTCAATATTCCCCTTTGAATTAGATCAATTCCAGAAAGAAGCGATCGCCTCCCTCAATGCTGACCGTTCAGTAGTTGTCTGTGCGCCCACAGGTTCAGGAAAGACCCTCATCGGGGAATATGCCATCTATCGCGCCTTATCTCGCGGGAAACGGGTATTTTACACCACTCCCTTGAAGGCGTTATCTAATCAAAAACTCCGAGACTTCCGCGAAAAATTTGGCTTTGATCAAGTTGGACTCCTCACCGGAGACGCTTCCATTCATAGGGATGCACCAATTTTGGTCATGACCACAGAAATTTTCCGCAATATGCTCTATGGCACGCCCATAGGTCAAATTGGCATCTCCTTAGCCGACGTTGAGGCTGTAGTGCTAGATGAGTGCCACTACATGAACGATCGCCAACGGGGTACAGTCTGGGAAGAATCCATCATCTACTGTCCCCGCAGCGTCCAACTTGTAGCCCTTTCTGCCACCGTTGCCAACAGTGATCAACTTACCAGTTGGTTAAATCATGTTCATGGTCCCACAGACCTGATTTACTCCGATTTTCGCCCCGTTCCCTTAGAATTTAACTTTTGTAATCCCAAAGGATTGTTTCCGTTATTAAATGAAACTAATACCAAAATTAATCCCCGCTTAGTCAAAAAGGCTAAAAAAGGATATTGGGAAAAAGGCAAAGCTGGTAGACCAGAACCGCCCGGTATTATTTATACCCTGAGCCAACTCCAAGAACGGGATATGCTTCCCGCCATTTACTTTATCTTCAGTCGTCGGGGCTGTGATAAAGCCGTTGAAGAAGTTGGTGATTTATGGTTAGTTAATAATGATGAGTCCCAAATCCTCCGCCAACAAATTGACGAATTTTTACGCCGTAACCCCGATGCTGGCAGGGCTGGACAAGTTGCCCCACTGTATCGAGGTATAGCTGCCCATCATGCCGGCATCTTACCAGCTTGGAAAGGATTCGTCGAAGAACTGTTTCAGCAGGGATTAATTAAAGTAGTATTCGCCACAGAAACCTTAGCAGCGGGAATTAATATGCCCGCCCGGACAACAGTTATTTCTACTTTGTCTAAACGCACTGATAACGGACACCGCTTACTCAATGCTTCGGAATTCTTGCAAATGGCAGGGCGGGCTGGTCGTCGCGGGATGGATATGCAAGGTTATGTAGTAACATTACAAACCCCCTTTGAAGGCGCAAAAGAAGCATCCTATTTAGCTACATCCAAAGCTGATCCCTTAGTTAGTCAGTTTACACCCAGTTACGGTATGGTTTTGAACCTGCTGCAAACCCACACCATAGAAAAAGCCAGAGAACTGATAGAACGCAGTTTTGGACAATATATGTCCAATTTGCACCTCCAACCAGATTTTGAAGAACTGGGACAATTTCAAAGCGAATTATCGCAAATTCAATCACAACTGGCGGCAATTGATGAAAGTGAATTGATGCAATATGAAAAACTGCGTCAACGCTTGAAAGTAGAACGCCAAATTTTCAAAACCCTGCAAGAACAGGCACAGGAAGATAGACAGGCACAACTGGCAATGATGCTAGATTTTGCCATATCTGGAACTATGTTGAGTCTCAACGACAGAAACGCCATGTCACCCCTACCAATAACAGTAGTGCTGGTTGACAAAGCCGTGAGTGTGGGTGAGACATCTTACTTTGTTTGCTTGGGGCAAAATAACCGTTGGTATGTGGCAACTTCAGCAGATATATTAGATATGTATGCAGAAATGCCACGAGTAGAAGTTCCATCTGAGCTAATACCACCTTCAGAATTGAGCTTGAAACGAGGACAATCAATTCGTGGTGATGAAAGCACCATTGCGATCGCTCAAAGCATACCCAATCCTGAAGAATTTAACCATCTACCCACAGAAGTAAGAGAACAACTCAGTCGCCTAACTGCTGTCCAAGAACAGTTAGAAAACCATCCCATTTATAAATCGGGTAACATTGCCAAAATATTCAAAAATCGAGCGCGTTGTGTCGAATTAGAAGCAGAAATTGAACACCTACAAGAACAGGTATCACTACAGTCTCAAAGATATTGGGAAGAGTTTCTCTGTTTAATTGAAATTTTGCAATTCTTTGAATGTTTGGATAACTTAGTTCCCACAAAATTAGGAGAAATTGCGGCAGCCATTCGCGGTGAAAATGAATTGTGGTTAGGTTTAGTTTTAGCCAGTGGAGAATTAGATAATATTGGTCCCCATAACCTAGCAGCAGTAATAGCCGCCTTGGTGACAGAAAGCCCCCGCCCAGATACTAAGGTTGATTTCAACCTGTCTACAGAAGCAGATGCAGCCTGGTTAACATTACAACCTATTCGCCGTTCTGTGTTAAAGGTACAGTATCGTCATGGGGTAGCCTTACCTGTAGGTTTAGAAACTCGTTTTATCAGCTTGATTTCCTTGGTGGAACAATGGGCGCTAGGGGTAGAGTGGAAAGCATTATGTGAGAAAACCACTTTAGATGAAGGGGACGTAGTGCGAATTTTACGCCGCACTCTAGATTTATTATCCCAGATTCCTCATGTTCCTAATTTACCAGATGTATTGCGACGCAATGCTCAACGAGCGATGCAATTAATTGATAGATTCCCTGTGAATGAAGCAATGGAATAA
- a CDS encoding RICIN domain-containing protein — protein sequence MNHLLKVATGALFIAGISLGNANLAQGAVTIERIKNNDGSGYALNLYNLNSRVNLYDLKNPDSLEKWDFDVLGSGDRQTGFATAEVRIKSNYNSNYCMTASSANNNASIYVRPCGQAANQNFIKEDIYNGSFTDVRFRLKGTNSCINAPNVNLWNGGYVFMYACNATLTGDPEQTFRIRSR from the coding sequence ATGAATCACTTGTTGAAAGTTGCAACTGGAGCATTATTTATTGCTGGCATTTCTCTTGGTAATGCAAATTTAGCTCAAGGAGCAGTAACCATTGAACGTATAAAGAATAATGACGGAAGCGGTTACGCATTGAATTTATACAACTTGAATTCAAGAGTCAATTTGTACGACTTAAAAAATCCAGACAGTTTAGAAAAGTGGGATTTTGATGTTTTAGGTTCTGGGGATCGCCAAACAGGCTTTGCGACCGCAGAAGTAAGAATAAAAAGTAACTACAATTCTAACTACTGTATGACAGCAAGCTCTGCTAATAATAATGCTTCAATCTATGTACGCCCTTGTGGACAAGCAGCAAACCAGAATTTCATTAAAGAAGACATATACAATGGATCATTTACTGATGTTCGATTCAGACTTAAAGGCACAAACTCTTGCATTAATGCTCCAAATGTAAATCTATGGAACGGAGGATATGTCTTTATGTATGCTTGTAATGCAACACTAACTGGAGATCCTGAACAAACCTTCCGAATTCGCTCTCGATAA
- a CDS encoding NB-ARC domain-containing protein: MVRSIRASKSGLKKAEKKFNGKDCTQDYLAGAANCTRQTVSKFFAGVAIDRRFFLSICDELGLEWREIADLESEIDGGEGGVNTQRGLYIPNTRCRRLWGRKDLVEKVLSRLSDPQEPSILALSGSAGYGKTEAATQIAKTALKNNTFADVLWVTARQTELVDGRISEENQYEVLNWNRFLHEIADQQLKCPVEGVHQRLKEEKLLVVLDNAETADLESILSKLNRILSPSRALLTSRVKTKPPYVGLIPIEGLDITSSGELLKDEAKYNEIPILENISNEQIERIHKLSCG; encoded by the coding sequence ATGGTACGGTCAATTCGAGCATCAAAATCAGGCTTGAAAAAGGCTGAAAAAAAATTCAATGGTAAAGATTGCACGCAAGATTACTTAGCAGGGGCTGCAAATTGTACTCGGCAGACTGTAAGCAAATTTTTTGCTGGAGTAGCTATAGACAGGCGATTTTTCCTAAGTATATGTGATGAATTAGGGTTAGAATGGAGAGAGATTGCCGACCTAGAGTCAGAAATAGACGGTGGAGAAGGTGGAGTAAATACCCAACGTGGGTTATATATCCCAAATACTCGCTGTCGTCGTTTATGGGGGCGCAAGGATCTAGTTGAAAAAGTTTTATCCCGCTTATCTGATCCACAAGAACCATCTATTCTTGCTCTTAGTGGTAGTGCAGGGTATGGAAAAACAGAGGCTGCTACACAAATTGCTAAAACTGCTCTGAAAAATAATACTTTTGCAGATGTTCTGTGGGTGACAGCTAGACAAACAGAATTAGTTGATGGTCGTATTAGCGAAGAAAATCAGTATGAAGTGCTAAATTGGAATAGGTTTCTTCATGAAATAGCTGATCAACAACTTAAGTGTCCGGTAGAAGGAGTTCACCAACGTCTTAAAGAAGAAAAATTACTTGTTGTATTAGACAACGCTGAAACAGCAGATTTAGAAAGTATTCTTTCAAAACTTAACCGCATACTTAGTCCGAGTCGGGCGCTTTTAACTAGTCGTGTGAAAACCAAGCCTCCCTACGTAGGGCTGATTCCAATTGAAGGACTAGATATAACATCATCTGGTGAATTATTAAAGGATGAAGCAAAATACAATGAGATACCTATACTAGAAAATATAAGTAATGAACAAATTGAGAGAATACATAAACTTTCTTGTGGGTAG
- a CDS encoding type II toxin-antitoxin system VapC family toxin — MYVLDTNTLIYYFKGQGQVAENFANVSAQEISIPTIVFFELQVGIAKSTSPAKRTQQLQELMSRVNLVLFDREAALAAAKIRAELEQQGTPIGQMDVLIAGTAIALQATLVTHNIKEFSRVSGLTIVDWY, encoded by the coding sequence ATGTACGTTTTGGACACCAACACACTGATTTATTATTTCAAAGGTCAAGGACAAGTTGCTGAAAATTTTGCTAATGTCTCTGCTCAAGAAATTAGTATTCCTACGATTGTTTTTTTTGAATTACAAGTTGGTATTGCTAAGTCCACTTCACCCGCAAAACGCACTCAACAACTTCAAGAACTTATGAGTCGGGTTAACCTGGTTTTGTTTGATAGAGAAGCTGCTCTTGCTGCTGCTAAAATTCGTGCTGAGTTGGAGCAGCAAGGAACTCCAATCGGTCAAATGGATGTTTTGATTGCTGGTACAGCCATAGCATTGCAAGCAACTTTAGTTACTCACAATATCAAGGAGTTTTCCAGGGTTTCGGGACTCACAATTGTTGACTGGTATTGA
- a CDS encoding group II intron reverse transcriptase/maturase, which yields MIGHRDNSSESWKKLPWKKFRRNLFRLQKRVYKAVQVGDKRKAKSLQKLILKSSAARLLAIRQVSQLNAGKKTAGIDGKKSLTFKERFELNELLKASANNWKHQGLREIPIPKKDGTTRMLKIPTIADRAYQCLVKYALEPAHEATFHARSYGFRTGRSAHDAQKYLYNNLCSTRNGIDKRVIELDIEKCFDRINHTAIMDRLIAPYSIRQGIFLCLKAGVNPEFPEQGTPQGGVVSPLLANIALNGIESIHRHHTVSKNRITDKTPKEHIIEPSIRYADDMVIILRPQDDATEILEKISQFLAVRGMKVSEKKTKLTAATDGFDFLGWHFKVQKNGKFRCVPSADNFKSFRKKVKHIVNNSNYGSTTKAEKLAPVVRGWRNYHRFCKMDGSRNSLFHIQNRAFRVFNKETKLNRYSSKKLLDKAFPAVPYSEHKHIMVKGEKSPYDGDLSYWSERNSKLYNNNTSKALKRQSHKCGHCGLKMLSDEKVHLHHVDANHNNWKPKNLLAIHESCHDYIHMSKSES from the coding sequence ATGATTGGACACAGAGACAACTCTAGTGAATCTTGGAAGAAGTTACCTTGGAAGAAATTCCGCCGTAACCTATTCCGCCTACAAAAACGAGTGTACAAAGCGGTTCAAGTTGGAGACAAGCGTAAAGCTAAGTCCCTACAAAAGCTGATTCTGAAATCCTCCGCAGCGAGATTACTGGCTATCCGTCAAGTATCACAGCTAAACGCTGGGAAAAAGACCGCAGGAATTGACGGCAAAAAGTCCCTTACCTTTAAGGAACGCTTTGAGCTTAATGAACTGCTAAAAGCATCCGCCAACAACTGGAAACACCAGGGGCTAAGAGAAATACCCATCCCCAAAAAGGACGGTACTACCAGGATGCTGAAAATCCCTACTATTGCAGATAGGGCGTATCAATGCCTTGTCAAATACGCATTAGAACCAGCACACGAAGCAACCTTCCACGCCAGGAGCTACGGGTTTAGGACAGGACGCTCGGCACATGATGCCCAGAAATACCTGTACAACAACCTATGTTCTACACGAAATGGAATAGATAAACGAGTTATAGAACTCGATATTGAAAAATGCTTTGACAGGATAAACCACACCGCCATCATGGACAGACTCATCGCTCCTTACAGCATAAGACAAGGAATCTTCCTTTGTCTCAAAGCCGGAGTTAATCCAGAGTTCCCCGAACAAGGAACACCTCAAGGTGGCGTGGTAAGTCCACTATTAGCTAACATCGCCTTAAATGGAATTGAAAGTATTCATAGACACCACACGGTTTCTAAAAATCGAATCACAGACAAGACCCCAAAGGAACATATTATCGAACCTTCAATCCGTTATGCGGACGACATGGTGATAATACTCCGACCCCAAGACGATGCCACAGAAATACTTGAAAAAATCAGTCAGTTTTTAGCAGTGCGGGGAATGAAAGTCAGTGAGAAAAAGACGAAGCTAACCGCCGCGACAGATGGGTTCGATTTCCTAGGCTGGCACTTTAAAGTTCAGAAAAACGGGAAGTTTAGATGCGTTCCATCAGCGGACAACTTTAAATCTTTTCGCAAGAAAGTAAAACATATCGTCAACAACTCGAATTATGGTTCTACCACAAAGGCTGAGAAATTAGCCCCTGTAGTTAGAGGTTGGAGGAATTACCACCGCTTCTGCAAGATGGACGGGTCAAGAAACTCGTTATTCCATATCCAAAACAGAGCATTTAGGGTATTCAACAAGGAAACTAAGCTAAACCGCTACTCTAGCAAGAAATTACTAGATAAGGCGTTCCCAGCAGTTCCTTACTCCGAACACAAACATATCATGGTCAAAGGAGAGAAATCACCTTACGACGGAGATTTAAGTTATTGGAGCGAACGTAATAGCAAGCTCTATAACAACAATACCTCTAAAGCCCTCAAACGGCAAAGCCATAAATGTGGTCATTGTGGTCTTAAAATGCTCAGTGATGAGAAGGTACATCTACATCATGTTGATGCCAATCATAACAATTGGAAACCAAAAAACCTTCTAGCAATTCATGAAAGCTGCCACGATTATATTCACATGAGCAAAAGCGAAAGCTAA
- a CDS encoding HlyD family efflux transporter periplasmic adaptor subunit: MKFSLAANAVQARQTKERFAKPEEQLSYELGKAVQELPPLYTRLLAGTISFIIFGTISWAHFSEIDEVATATGELISSTQVRPVTALGNGSILAVKVKEGDRVTKDQILIQRDPNFQQTDVNRLAKSSKLIEDDLQRLQAERSGGKTAGTILQDELLNSRLLDYKAKQAAAAAEAKRQQSILNQAKVRLSRLQENLANAKVSFTNVQKNLENVKSLRSMLDNNLSIAKQREENLRTLVEPGALTRVDYLDAKERLNRANADIIRNADEVTKNQNNLTEAKDKIASLEKDVAAQFQEINQAEQAYQTARNQNIRLTSERQSEILTQINKRKEELATVAGQLEQAKQQKDGETIKAPVAGTIYKIKATKGPVQSGEELLSILPEGEEMLLEVKVINRDIGFINQGMKAKVKIATFPFQEFGVVDGEVLQISPNAIIDKDLGLVFPTRIKLSKHSLNVRGQDVEFNPGMAANAEIVTRKKSVLTFIIEPITRRFSEAFSVR; encoded by the coding sequence ATGAAATTTTCCCTAGCTGCAAATGCTGTGCAAGCGCGTCAAACAAAAGAAAGATTTGCGAAACCAGAAGAACAATTATCCTATGAATTGGGGAAAGCTGTCCAGGAATTACCACCGCTTTATACAAGATTATTAGCAGGAACAATTAGTTTCATCATCTTTGGAACAATTTCCTGGGCGCATTTTTCAGAAATTGATGAAGTCGCCACAGCAACAGGAGAATTAATTTCTTCTACCCAAGTTAGACCGGTGACAGCTTTGGGTAATGGTTCTATTTTAGCAGTCAAGGTGAAAGAAGGCGATCGCGTCACCAAAGATCAAATTCTCATTCAACGTGATCCCAATTTTCAGCAAACAGATGTCAACCGTCTAGCCAAATCTAGTAAATTAATTGAAGATGATTTACAACGATTACAAGCTGAACGTTCTGGAGGCAAAACTGCGGGAACAATCCTCCAAGATGAACTTTTAAACTCGCGGTTATTAGACTATAAAGCCAAACAAGCAGCAGCAGCAGCAGAAGCCAAACGTCAACAATCAATTCTCAATCAAGCCAAAGTCCGTTTGAGTCGCTTACAAGAAAATTTAGCCAATGCTAAAGTCAGTTTTACCAATGTGCAAAAAAACTTAGAAAATGTCAAAAGTTTACGTTCTATGTTAGATAATAATTTATCTATTGCTAAACAACGGGAAGAAAATCTTCGTACCTTAGTTGAACCAGGTGCTTTAACCAGAGTTGATTATTTAGATGCTAAAGAAAGATTAAATCGTGCCAATGCAGATATTATCAGAAATGCTGATGAAGTTACCAAAAACCAAAATAATTTAACGGAAGCAAAAGATAAAATTGCCTCTTTAGAAAAAGACGTTGCTGCCCAATTTCAAGAAATAAATCAAGCAGAACAGGCTTATCAAACAGCCCGAAATCAAAACATCCGGTTAACCTCAGAACGTCAAAGTGAAATTCTCACCCAAATTAATAAACGCAAAGAAGAATTAGCTACCGTTGCCGGTCAATTAGAACAAGCCAAACAACAAAAAGACGGAGAAACTATTAAAGCCCCCGTTGCTGGCACAATTTACAAAATTAAAGCTACCAAAGGTCCAGTCCAATCTGGAGAAGAACTACTATCAATTTTACCAGAAGGGGAAGAAATGCTCTTAGAAGTAAAAGTTATTAACCGTGATATTGGTTTTATTAATCAGGGAATGAAAGCAAAGGTCAAAATCGCCACTTTCCCGTTTCAAGAATTTGGTGTAGTTGATGGTGAAGTATTACAAATCAGTCCCAATGCCATAATTGATAAAGACTTAGGTTTGGTTTTTCCCACCAGAATTAAATTAAGTAAACATTCTTTAAATGTCCGCGGACAAGACGTAGAATTCAATCCAGGAATGGCGGCTAATGCCGAAATAGTCACTCGCAAAAAGTCAGTTTTAACATTCATTATTGAACCCATTACTCGACGTTTTAGCGAGGCATTTTCTGTGAGATAA
- a CDS encoding DUF29 domain-containing protein yields the protein MLTQTDYALWIEETINLLKEQNYHSVDWEDLIEEIESLGRSQKRELRNRLITMLEHCLKLCYSDYVQDYRGWTETIKRSQRELKGLLEDSPSLRPYWDEIFIECYISALTTLRENSDYQSFSFPDDCPFPQEIDQILQQTSWRK from the coding sequence ATGCTAACCCAAACAGATTACGCCCTCTGGATTGAAGAGACAATTAATCTATTGAAAGAGCAAAATTATCATAGTGTTGACTGGGAAGACTTAATTGAGGAGATTGAAAGTTTGGGAAGGAGTCAAAAGCGAGAATTGCGAAATCGGCTCATCACAATGCTAGAACATTGTCTTAAACTTTGTTATTCAGACTACGTTCAAGACTATCGTGGTTGGACAGAAACAATTAAGCGTAGTCAGCGAGAATTGAAAGGCTTATTGGAAGACTCTCCCAGCTTAAGACCGTATTGGGATGAAATATTTATAGAATGTTATATCAGCGCATTAACGACTCTGCGAGAGAACTCTGATTATCAATCTTTTTCTTTTCCTGATGATTGTCCTTTTCCTCAAGAAATAGATCAAATTTTGCAACAAACTTCTTGGCGGAAGTAG